A genomic window from Mesorhizobium sp. 131-2-1 includes:
- a CDS encoding DMT family transporter: MMGAVWSLLGILSGAFIAIQAPINSQLARGLGLPVAAAAFSFLSGAVVLGIIAFAVVRLEGISLDWKAPAPWLFIAGGMLGGFYVTLSTILTPRIGAAALMAFLVAGQLLAGMLIDRAGFLGVAVREISLGRIAGAVLLLAGALLIRLY; the protein is encoded by the coding sequence ATGATGGGCGCCGTCTGGTCGCTGCTTGGCATCCTGTCCGGCGCCTTCATCGCCATTCAGGCGCCGATCAATTCGCAGCTGGCGCGCGGCCTGGGTCTCCCGGTCGCCGCGGCTGCGTTTTCGTTCCTGTCGGGCGCGGTTGTGCTCGGCATCATCGCGTTCGCAGTTGTGCGGCTGGAAGGCATTTCGCTCGACTGGAAGGCGCCGGCCCCCTGGCTGTTCATCGCTGGCGGCATGCTTGGCGGCTTCTACGTCACGCTCTCCACGATACTGACGCCACGCATCGGCGCGGCGGCGCTGATGGCGTTCCTGGTCGCGGGCCAACTGCTCGCCGGCATGCTCATCGACCGCGCCGGCTTCCTTGGCGTCGCGGTGCGCGAGATCTCGCTCGGGCGCATTGCCGG
- a CDS encoding peptidylprolyl isomerase has protein sequence MAEIKDRENALIMETTKGKVVIEMLPDLAPGHVARIKELAREGAYDGVVFHRVIDGFMAQTGDVKFGNSSKPTFAPSRAGMGGSDKPDLKAEFSNANHGRGTCSMARAQNPNSANSQFFICFDDAAFLNRQYTVWGQVIEGMDNVDKIKRGEPVQDPDKIVSLKVAADVK, from the coding sequence ATGGCTGAGATCAAGGACCGCGAGAACGCGCTCATCATGGAGACGACCAAAGGCAAGGTCGTCATCGAAATGCTCCCCGACCTGGCGCCTGGCCATGTCGCGCGCATCAAGGAACTCGCCCGCGAGGGCGCCTATGACGGCGTGGTCTTCCACCGCGTCATCGACGGCTTCATGGCGCAGACCGGCGACGTCAAGTTCGGCAACTCCTCGAAGCCCACATTCGCGCCGTCGCGCGCGGGCATGGGCGGCTCGGACAAGCCCGACCTGAAGGCCGAATTCTCCAACGCCAACCACGGTCGCGGCACCTGCTCGATGGCCCGCGCCCAGAACCCGAATTCGGCCAACTCGCAGTTCTTCATCTGCTTCGACGATGCCGCCTTCCTCAACCGCCAGTACACGGTCTGGGGCCAGGTGATCGAAGGCATGGACAATGTCGACAAGATCAAGCGCGGCGAGCCGGTGCAGGATCCCGACAAGATCGTGTCGCTGAAGGTCGCGGCTGACGTCAAGTAA
- a CDS encoding peptidylprolyl isomerase, with translation MIITLKDGDVTVALRPDLAPKHVAQIKKLVREGAYDNVAFHRVIDGFMAQTGDVKFGNMKKGFNPEAVGTGGSDLPDLPAEFSQAEHYKRGVVGMARSQDPNSANSQFFIMFAPASSLDGQYTIVGNVVSGMELVDNIKKGDEADNGTVTDPDRMIKVRIAADK, from the coding sequence ATGATCATCACGCTGAAGGATGGCGACGTGACGGTTGCGCTGCGTCCCGATCTCGCGCCCAAGCACGTTGCGCAGATCAAGAAGCTGGTGCGCGAGGGCGCCTATGACAACGTAGCCTTCCATCGTGTCATCGACGGTTTCATGGCGCAGACCGGCGACGTCAAGTTCGGCAACATGAAGAAGGGCTTCAACCCCGAGGCCGTCGGCACCGGCGGCTCCGACCTGCCCGACCTGCCGGCCGAATTCTCGCAGGCCGAGCACTACAAGCGTGGCGTCGTCGGCATGGCCCGTTCGCAGGATCCGAATTCGGCGAATTCCCAGTTCTTCATCATGTTCGCGCCGGCGTCGTCGCTGGATGGCCAGTACACCATCGTCGGCAATGTCGTCAGCGGCATGGAGCTGGTCGACAACATCAAGAAGGGCGACGAGGCAGACAACGGCACGGTCACCGACCCCGACCGCATGATCAAAGTGCGCATCGCCGCCGACAAATAA
- the coaD gene encoding pantetheine-phosphate adenylyltransferase, which translates to MTERIALYAGSFDPLTNGHLDVLKASLAVADIVYAAIGIHPGKKPLFSFEERVKLIELATKAEFGSDSARIKVVAFDGLVIDAARREGASIMIRGLRDGTDLDYEMQMAGMNETMAPELQTVFLPASPSVRTITATLVRQIASMGGDIRPFVPAAVAGALTAKFAK; encoded by the coding sequence ATGACCGAACGCATCGCCCTTTACGCCGGCTCCTTCGACCCGCTGACCAACGGCCATCTCGACGTGCTAAAGGCTTCGCTCGCCGTGGCCGACATCGTCTATGCGGCGATCGGCATCCATCCCGGCAAGAAGCCGCTGTTCTCCTTCGAGGAACGGGTCAAGCTGATCGAGCTTGCCACCAAGGCCGAGTTCGGCAGCGATAGCGCCCGCATCAAGGTCGTCGCCTTCGACGGGCTGGTCATCGACGCAGCGAGGCGAGAAGGCGCCTCGATCATGATCCGAGGCCTGCGCGACGGTACCGACCTCGACTACGAGATGCAGATGGCCGGCATGAACGAGACCATGGCGCCGGAACTGCAGACGGTTTTTCTGCCTGCCAGCCCGTCGGTCAGAACCATTACCGCCACACTTGTCCGCCAGATAGCATCGATGGGAGGCGACATCCGCCCCTTCGTGCCGGCGGCCGTTGCCGGCGCGCTCACCGCCAAATTCGCGAAATAA
- the gyrA gene encoding DNA gyrase subunit A: MTDQKTPRGADGGPTGIEPISIIEEMQRSYLDYAMSVIVSRALPDVRDGLKPVHRRILYASHESGYHWNRKYVKSARPVADVMGKYHPHGDASIYDALVRMAQDWSLRVPLIDGQGNFGSIDGDPPAAMRYTESRLTKVAHELLEDIDKETVDFQDTYDASGSEPKVLPARFPNLLVNGSGGIAVGMATNIPPHNLGEVCNGAIALIDNPAIDLPTLMEIVPGPDFPTGGIVLGRSGIYSAYSTGRGSIVMRGRVNIEARGNDRESIIITEIPYQVNKSSMIEKMAELVRDKRIEGISDIRDESDRQGYRVVVELKRDAVADVILNQLYRFTPLQTSFGANMVALNGGKPEVMTLIDMLKAFVGFREEVISRRTKYLLRKARERAHVLVGLAIAVANIDEVIKLIRTAPDPQTAREQLMERRWPAHDVASLIKLIDDPRHRINEDGTYNLSEEQARAILELRLQRLTALGRDEIADELNKIGAEIVDYLDILSSRARIQQIVKDELIAVRDEFGTPRRTELSDGGADMEDEDLIQREDMVVTVSHSGYIKRVPLSLYRAQRRGGKGRSGMSTKEEDFVTRLFVANTHAPVLFFSSRGIVYKEKVWRLPIGNPQSRGKALINMLPLEQGERITTIMPLPEDEASWGELDVMFATTRGTVRRNKLSDFVQVNRNGKIAMKLEEEGDEILGVETCTDDDDVLLTANSGQCIRFPVSDVRVFQSRNSVGVRGIAMAETDRVISMSVIENVDASPAERAAYLKRAAAERRLAAGVAGEEEEIALTNEEIGEEAELSDERYEFLKEHERLVLTVTEYGYGKRSSSYDFRLTGRGGKGIRATDVSKTAEIGRLVATFPVGNDDQIMLVSDGGTVIRVPVNGIRFASRATKGVTIFNTAEGEKVVSVERISEPQSDEEESVEGEAEATDDASDTPE, encoded by the coding sequence TGCGCTGCCCGACGTGCGCGACGGGCTGAAGCCGGTGCATCGCCGCATCCTCTACGCTTCGCATGAGAGCGGCTACCACTGGAACCGCAAATATGTGAAATCGGCGCGCCCGGTCGCCGACGTGATGGGTAAGTACCATCCGCATGGCGACGCCTCGATCTATGACGCCCTGGTGCGCATGGCACAGGACTGGTCGCTGCGCGTGCCGCTGATCGACGGGCAGGGCAATTTCGGCTCCATCGACGGCGATCCGCCGGCGGCGATGCGCTACACCGAGTCGCGGCTGACCAAGGTCGCGCATGAATTGCTGGAAGACATCGACAAGGAAACCGTCGACTTCCAGGACACCTACGATGCGTCGGGCAGCGAGCCGAAGGTGCTGCCGGCCCGCTTTCCGAACCTGCTGGTCAATGGCTCCGGCGGCATCGCCGTCGGCATGGCCACCAACATCCCGCCGCACAATCTCGGCGAAGTCTGCAACGGCGCCATCGCCCTCATCGATAACCCGGCAATCGACCTGCCGACGCTGATGGAGATCGTGCCCGGTCCGGATTTCCCGACCGGCGGCATCGTGCTTGGCCGCTCGGGCATCTACAGCGCCTATTCGACCGGCCGTGGCTCCATCGTCATGCGCGGCCGCGTCAACATCGAGGCGCGCGGCAACGACCGTGAATCGATCATCATCACCGAGATTCCCTATCAGGTGAACAAGTCCTCGATGATCGAGAAGATGGCCGAACTGGTGCGCGACAAGCGTATCGAGGGCATTTCCGACATTCGCGACGAGAGCGACCGCCAGGGCTATCGCGTCGTCGTCGAACTGAAGCGCGACGCCGTCGCCGACGTCATCCTCAACCAGCTCTACCGCTTCACCCCGCTGCAGACCTCCTTCGGCGCCAACATGGTGGCGCTGAACGGCGGCAAGCCGGAAGTGATGACGCTGATCGACATGCTGAAGGCGTTCGTCGGCTTCCGCGAGGAGGTGATCAGCCGGCGCACGAAGTACCTTTTGCGCAAGGCGCGCGAGAGGGCCCACGTCCTGGTCGGCCTCGCCATCGCGGTCGCCAACATCGACGAGGTGATCAAGCTGATCCGCACCGCGCCCGATCCGCAGACGGCGCGCGAGCAGTTGATGGAGCGCCGCTGGCCGGCCCACGACGTCGCTTCGCTGATCAAGCTGATCGACGATCCGCGCCACCGCATCAATGAGGACGGCACCTACAATCTGTCGGAAGAGCAGGCTCGCGCCATCCTCGAGTTGCGCCTGCAGCGCCTGACCGCGCTCGGCCGCGACGAGATCGCCGACGAGTTGAACAAGATCGGCGCCGAGATCGTTGATTATCTTGACATTTTGTCGTCACGCGCGCGCATCCAGCAGATCGTCAAGGACGAGCTCATCGCGGTCCGCGACGAGTTCGGCACGCCGCGCCGCACCGAGCTGTCCGACGGCGGGGCGGACATGGAAGACGAGGACCTGATCCAGCGCGAGGACATGGTCGTCACCGTCAGCCATTCCGGCTACATCAAGCGCGTGCCGCTCTCGCTCTACCGGGCGCAGCGCCGCGGCGGCAAGGGCCGCTCCGGCATGTCGACCAAGGAAGAGGATTTCGTCACCCGCCTGTTCGTCGCCAACACGCACGCGCCGGTGCTGTTCTTCTCCTCGCGCGGTATCGTCTACAAGGAGAAGGTGTGGCGCCTGCCGATCGGCAACCCGCAGTCGCGCGGCAAGGCGCTGATCAACATGCTGCCGCTGGAGCAGGGCGAGCGCATCACCACCATCATGCCGCTGCCCGAGGACGAGGCAAGCTGGGGCGAGCTCGACGTGATGTTCGCCACCACGCGCGGCACCGTGCGCCGCAACAAGTTGTCCGACTTCGTCCAGGTCAACCGCAACGGCAAGATCGCCATGAAGCTGGAGGAGGAGGGCGACGAGATCCTCGGCGTCGAGACCTGCACCGACGATGACGATGTGCTGCTGACGGCGAACTCGGGCCAGTGCATCCGCTTCCCGGTCAGCGACGTGCGCGTCTTCCAGAGCCGCAACTCCGTTGGCGTGCGCGGCATCGCCATGGCCGAGACCGATCGCGTCATCTCCATGTCGGTGATCGAGAACGTCGACGCTTCGCCCGCCGAGCGCGCCGCCTATTTGAAGCGCGCGGCTGCCGAGCGGCGGCTTGCTGCCGGTGTTGCCGGCGAAGAGGAAGAGATCGCCCTGACCAATGAGGAGATCGGCGAGGAGGCGGAGCTGTCCGACGAACGCTACGAATTCCTCAAGGAGCATGAGCGCCTCGTGCTGACGGTCACGGAATATGGCTACGGCAAGCGGTCCTCGTCCTACGACTTCCGCCTGACGGGACGCGGCGGCAAGGGCATCCGCGCCACCGACGTGTCGAAGACAGCCGAGATCGGTCGTCTCGTGGCGACCTTCCCGGTTGGCAATGACGACCAGATCATGCTGGTTTCGGACGGCGGCACGGTCATCCGCGTCCCGGTCAACGGCATCCGTTTCGCCAGCCGCGCCACCAAGGGCGTCACCATCTTCAACACGGCCGAAGGCGAGAAGGTGGTTTCGGTCGAGCGGATTTCGGAACCGCAATCGGATGAGGAAGAGAGCGTCGAAGGCGAGGCTGAGGCCACGGACGACGCTTCGGATACCCCCGAATAG